In Streptomyces sp. 71268, the DNA window GCCATGGACGTACCGCCGCGCGAGCTGGCCGACGAGGTCGCGTACCAGATCGGCGCGTTGGACGTCTTCGCGCGCGCCGCCGGCGCCCGGGTGGCCTACGTCAAGCCGCACGGCGCGCTCTACAACCGGTGCGTGCGCGACGAGCAGCAGGCGGCCGCCGTGGTGGACGGCGTACGCCTGGCGAGCGACGCGCCGCTGCCCGTCCTCGGGCTGCCCGGCTCGCTGCTCCTCGCGGCGGCCACGGCGGCCGAACTGCCGGCCGTTCCCGAGGCGTTCGCCGACCGCGCCTACACCGCGCACGCCACGCTGGTGCCGCGCGGCACCCCCGGGGCGGTCATCGACGATCCCGACGCCGTGGTCAAACGGTCGTTGACGATCGCCCGCGACCACGCCGTGACCACCATCGACGGGGATCAGGTCGCCGTGCAAGCGCGGTCGCTGTGCCTGCACGGCGACACCCCGGGCGCGGCGGCGACCGCCCGCCGGGTACGGACCGAACTGGCCGCCGCCGGGGTCGGGTTCAGGGCGTTCGCGTGAGGGAACACGCGCCGCACGCGCCCACGACGCACCCGACCACGGGAAACAGCGGGCCGACCCCGGTACCCGAGGCCGAGCACGCCCGGCACATCGAGGAGGTGGCCGGCATGCCGCACCAGGCGCCGGACCGCGCCGGCTTCGCCGTACGCGGCCTGCCCGTGGGGGAGAACGCCCTGCTGCTCGAGGTGGACTCCGACGAGGCGGTGGAGGCCCTGCACGCCGAGGTGCTGCGGCGGCTCGGCACAGCGGAGCTGCCCGCCGTGCGGGACGTCGTGCCCGCCGCCCGCACCGTACTCCTCGACGGCCTGGCCGACCCCGCGCGCACCGCGGCGCTGGCCGCCCGCTGGCACATCCCCGCGCCCACCCGTGGCCAGGGGACGGCCGTGGAGATCCCGGTGCGCTATGACGGCCCGGACCTGGCCGAGGTCGCGAAGCTGTGGGGCGTCACGCCCGACGAGGTCGTACGCATCCACTCCGGCACCGAGTTCCGCGTCGCCTTCTGCGGCTTCGCGCCCGGCTTCGGCTATCTGACCGGGCTGCCCAGCCGCTACCACGTGCCGCGCCGCGACACCCCGCGCACCCGCGTCCCCACCGGCTCCCTCGCCCTCGCCGGCCCCTACACCGGCGTCTACCCGCGGCCGTCGCCCGGCGGGTGGCAGCTCATCGGGACCTCGGACGCGGTGCTCTGGGACGCCACCCGCGACCCCGTGGCGCTCTTCGCTCCCGGTACCCGGGTCCGCTTTGTACCGTGTGGCGACCGCCACCCCGCGCACGAGGACGGCGCCGTGCCGCCCGGCGGCGCCCCCGCGCGGCCCGTGGCCGACCTGCCGGCGCCCGACCGACGCCCCTCGGTGAACGGGGCGCGCCGATGAGCGGGTTCGCCATCCTGGAGGTGGTGCGATCCGGGGCGCTCACCACCGTGCAGGACCTGGGGCGCGCCGGCCACGCGCACCTGGGCGTGCCGCGCTCGGGCGCGCTGGACGAGCCCGCGCACCGGCTCGCCAACCGCCTGGTGGGCAACCCGGAGCAGGCCGCGACCCTGGAGACGACGCTCACCGGCTGCGCCGTGCGCGTGGACCGGGCCGTCACCGCCGCCGTCACCGGAGCGCCCTGTCCGGTCCGGGTGAACGGCCGGCCCGCCCCGTGGGGCGCGCCGATCCGGCTGCCGGCCGGGGCCGTGCTGGACATCGGCGCCGCCACCCACGGGGTGCGCGGCTACCTCGCCTTCGCCGGCGGCGTCGACGCGACCCCCGTGCTCGGCAGCCGCGCCACCGACGTGCTCTCCGGGCTCGGGCCCGACCCGCTCGCCGACGGGGACGTGCTGCGACTCGGCCCGCCGACGGACGCGGCCCCGCGCCTGGACGCGGCGCCGGCCCCCGGGCCGGTGCGCGAATTGGTGCTGCCCGTGCTGCTCGGCCCGCGCGACGCGTGGTTCACGGCGC includes these proteins:
- a CDS encoding 5-oxoprolinase subunit PxpA, with the protein product MTDDADRPVIDLNADLGEGFGRWHLTDDEALLSVVTSANVACGFHAGDPSTMRRVCELAAERGVVIGAQVSYRDLAGFGRRAMDVPPRELADEVAYQIGALDVFARAAGARVAYVKPHGALYNRCVRDEQQAAAVVDGVRLASDAPLPVLGLPGSLLLAAATAAELPAVPEAFADRAYTAHATLVPRGTPGAVIDDPDAVVKRSLTIARDHAVTTIDGDQVAVQARSLCLHGDTPGAAATARRVRTELAAAGVGFRAFA
- a CDS encoding allophanate hydrolase subunit 1, which gives rise to MPHQAPDRAGFAVRGLPVGENALLLEVDSDEAVEALHAEVLRRLGTAELPAVRDVVPAARTVLLDGLADPARTAALAARWHIPAPTRGQGTAVEIPVRYDGPDLAEVAKLWGVTPDEVVRIHSGTEFRVAFCGFAPGFGYLTGLPSRYHVPRRDTPRTRVPTGSLALAGPYTGVYPRPSPGGWQLIGTSDAVLWDATRDPVALFAPGTRVRFVPCGDRHPAHEDGAVPPGGAPARPVADLPAPDRRPSVNGARR
- a CDS encoding biotin-dependent carboxyltransferase family protein; translated protein: MSGFAILEVVRSGALTTVQDLGRAGHAHLGVPRSGALDEPAHRLANRLVGNPEQAATLETTLTGCAVRVDRAVTAAVTGAPCPVRVNGRPAPWGAPIRLPAGAVLDIGAATHGVRGYLAFAGGVDATPVLGSRATDVLSGLGPDPLADGDVLRLGPPTDAAPRLDAAPAPGPVRELVLPVLLGPRDAWFTARALRTLGRAAYAVSPASNRIGLRTEGPALERAREGELPSEGMALGALQVPPDGRPVLFLHDHPTTGGYPMIGVVPERWLASAAQAVPGTPVRFVPRRARSGARG